A genome region from Triticum aestivum cultivar Chinese Spring chromosome 2B, IWGSC CS RefSeq v2.1, whole genome shotgun sequence includes the following:
- the LOC123043694 gene encoding CBL-interacting protein kinase 29 produces MPSASSAVPSAVAPADESQSLAAPKVLLGRYELGGLLGRGASAKVYRARDLLTGRDVAIKSFPNPRSGARDGEGSAGSAAIEREAAILARLRHRHVVRLHEILGTRKKVHFVLDLAAGGELFSLVDSDGRMTEDLARHYFRQLVSAVRYCHSRGVYHRDIKPENLLLDGDGDLKVADFGLGAVADESLHHTLCGTPAYVAPEILSKQGYHPAKVDIWSCGVVLFVLAAGYLPFNDASLINMYRKIYAGRFRCPNWFSPALRHLLRRILDPNPGTRIDTDGIMEHPWFRHGASGDGELEKLMRGHEEEAWFETEFKEDMARDMTAFDILAFSPGSDLSGLFGAGPGTERVFVGEPAAAVLARVEDAGKKQGHRVRREGKSGAGPVYLEAEAGDIVAKVTVFRIADTVSVVEVVKGHGPEAAAFWNDWLEPAVKPQAV; encoded by the coding sequence ATGCCGTCCGCCTCCAGCGCCGTCCCATCCGCCGTGGCGCCGGCAGACGAATCCCAATCCCTCGCCGCCCCGAAGGTCCTGCTCGGGAGGTACGAGCTGGGCGGGCTCCTCGGCCGCGGCGCCTCCGCCAAGGTGTACCGGGCCAGGGACCTCCTCACGGGCAGGGACGTGGCCATCAAGTCCTTCCCCAACCCGCGGTCCGGCGCGCGCGACGGCGAGGGCTCCGCCGGGTCCGCCGCCATTGAGCGGGAGGCGGCCATCCTCGCCCGCCTGCGCCACCGCCACGTGGTGAGATTGCACGAGATACTGGGGACGCGCAAGAAGGTCCACTTCGTCCTCGATCTCGCCGCCGGCGGGGAGCTGTTCTCGCTCGTCGACTCCGACGGCCGCATGACGGAGGACCTCGCGCGGCATTACTTCCGCCAGCTCGTGTCCGCCGTCCGGTACTGCCACTCCCGCGGCGTGTACCACCGCGACATCAAGCCGGAGAACCTCTTGctcgacggcgacggcgacctcAAGGTCGCCGACTTCGGGCTCGGCGCCGTCGCGGACGAGAGCCTCCACCACACCCTCTGCGGCACCCCGGCCTACGTTGCGCCGGAGATCCTCTCGAAGCAGGGGTACCACCCGGCCAAGGTCGACATCTGGTCCTGCGGCGTGGTGCTCTTCGTCCTCGCCGCCGGCTACCTCCCCTTCAACGACGCCAGCCTCATCAACATGTACCGCAAGATCTACGCCGGCCGGTTCCGGTGCCCGAACTGGTTCTCGCCGGCGCTCCGCCACCTGCTACGCCGCATCCTCGACCCCAACCCGGGCACGCGCATCGACACGGACGGCATCATGGAGCACCCCTGGTTCCGCCACGGCGCGAGCGGCGACGGCGAGCTGGAGAAGCTGATGCGCGGGCACGAGGAGGAGGCGTGGTTCGAGACGGAGTTCAAGGAGGACATGGCGCGGGACATGACCGCGTTCGACATCCTGGCCTTCTCGCCCGGCTCGGACCTCTCCGGGCTGTTCGGCGCCGGGCCGGGCACGGAGCGGGTGTTCGTCGGCGAGCCCGCCGCGGCCGTGCTGGCCCGGGTCGAGGACGCCGGGAAAAAGCAGGGGCACCGCGTGAGGAGGGAAGGAAAGAGCGGCGCCGGGCCGGTGTACCTGGAGGCTGAGGCCGGCGACATTGTCGCCAAGGTGACCGTGTTCCGGATCGCCGACACCGTGTCCGTGGTCGAGGTCGTGAAGGGCCACGGCCCGGAGGCCGCGGCGTTCTGGAACGACTGGCTCGAGCCGGCCGTGAAGCCTCAGGCAGTGTGA